In Paenibacillus sp. 1781tsa1, one DNA window encodes the following:
- a CDS encoding 16S rRNA (uracil(1498)-N(3))-methyltransferase — MQRYFVSAEQFNEHAVIITGDDARHIGKVMRGKPGDKLIVSDGNSREALVEIETIEVGQVTANIVEPLEMDREARIRVTVAQSLPKGDKMETVIQRCTEIGAVSFVPFLSERTIVQYDAKKEGKRLERWRKIAKEAAEQSHRNRIPSVEQPLSWKGLLSSFEGYSLVCYCYEKENGKQLRDALKPFVEQLAPDASAEVLIVVGPEGGFSEKETAEADQAGAVSVGLGKRILRAETAGMAALTCVLYESGEMGGM, encoded by the coding sequence ATGCAGCGATATTTTGTATCTGCAGAACAGTTTAATGAACACGCTGTGATTATCACAGGTGATGATGCACGCCATATCGGCAAGGTCATGCGTGGTAAACCTGGAGATAAACTGATTGTCAGTGACGGAAACTCCAGAGAAGCACTCGTGGAAATTGAGACCATTGAAGTTGGCCAAGTAACAGCGAATATTGTGGAACCTCTCGAGATGGACCGTGAAGCACGGATTCGAGTAACTGTGGCACAGAGTTTGCCCAAGGGCGACAAGATGGAAACAGTCATCCAGAGATGTACGGAGATCGGGGCGGTATCTTTTGTACCCTTCCTATCAGAACGTACAATTGTGCAATATGATGCCAAGAAAGAAGGCAAACGGTTGGAACGGTGGCGGAAAATTGCCAAGGAAGCTGCCGAACAGAGTCACCGGAATCGCATTCCATCCGTCGAGCAGCCGCTTTCCTGGAAAGGGCTGTTATCTTCTTTTGAGGGCTATAGCCTGGTATGTTATTGTTATGAGAAAGAAAACGGTAAACAGCTGAGAGATGCATTGAAACCGTTTGTTGAGCAGCTTGCACCTGATGCAAGTGCAGAAGTACTGATCGTTGTTGGACCGGAAGGTGGATTTTCTGAGAAGGAGACGGCAGAGGCTGATCAGGCAGGTGCTGTATCTGTTGGACTGGGCAAACGCATTTTGCGTGCTGAGACAGCTGGAATGGCAGCACTAACTTGCGTGCTATATGAATCCGGAGAAATGGGAGGAATGTAA
- a CDS encoding site-2 protease family protein — MDFLERFFRLPIDQLPFFLLTILIAFTVHEFSHAYFANKFGDPTAKLLGRVTLNPVVHFDLLGVLLLVIAGFGWARPVPVNRANFDKPRLMGTIVSVVGPLSNLLLAIIGAIVYGCLFGSGVLGNIENERVVTALMTFLPMFSITNFFLFMFNLIPLPPLDGYRILEDVLPRPLSRKLQGVEQWSIFIFLLILVIPPLQAVTIQPLYVFANNMYMDLVGLIIELYR, encoded by the coding sequence ATGGACTTCCTGGAACGGTTCTTTCGCCTTCCGATTGATCAATTACCATTCTTCCTGCTGACCATCCTGATCGCATTTACGGTGCATGAATTCTCACATGCGTATTTTGCCAACAAATTTGGTGATCCAACAGCTAAGCTGCTTGGAAGAGTTACGCTGAATCCGGTCGTGCACTTTGATCTGCTGGGTGTGTTACTGCTTGTTATTGCAGGCTTCGGTTGGGCGCGCCCAGTTCCTGTAAATCGTGCGAATTTTGACAAGCCGAGATTGATGGGGACTATCGTATCTGTCGTAGGTCCTCTGAGTAATCTGCTGCTCGCCATTATTGGTGCCATTGTCTATGGTTGTCTGTTTGGATCAGGTGTACTGGGCAACATTGAGAATGAGCGAGTGGTTACAGCCCTGATGACGTTTTTACCTATGTTCAGCATAACGAACTTTTTCCTGTTTATGTTTAATCTGATTCCTCTTCCGCCATTGGATGGTTATCGTATTCTTGAAGATGTATTGCCAAGGCCCCTCAGTCGCAAGCTGCAGGGTGTGGAACAATGGTCCATCTTTATTTTCCTGCTGATTCTGGTTATCCCGCCATTGCAGGCTGTAACAATTCAACCGTTATATGTATTTGCAAATAACATGTATATGGATCTGGTAGGTCTGATTATTGAATTATATCGCTAA
- the prmA gene encoding 50S ribosomal protein L11 methyltransferase, whose protein sequence is MLWHELTIHTTEEAVEMISNFLHEAGAGGVSIEESGTLNKKRDTTYGELYDVPLNDIPEGFAVIKGYFSEGTDMVALQSEVHPRIEELSEFGIDTGEVRYETRTVDENDWATAWKQYFKPVRVSERLTIKPTWEEYTPESPDEKIIELDPGMAFGTGTHPTTSLCLRTLETVIQGGEEVIDVGTGSGILAIGAIKLGAKHVLALDLDPVAVISARENVELNGLEQQITVKESDLLSVLGSQDPALGVQLPVKVVVANILAEIILLFVDDVYNALESGGTYIVSGIWKNKEQVVHDALVASGFEVSAIHRDEDWLAYVARKG, encoded by the coding sequence ATGTTATGGCATGAACTAACAATACATACCACAGAAGAAGCTGTGGAGATGATTTCGAATTTTTTACATGAAGCGGGTGCTGGAGGGGTTTCGATTGAAGAGTCCGGTACTTTAAATAAAAAACGGGACACAACATATGGTGAGTTATACGACGTTCCTTTGAATGATATTCCGGAAGGCTTTGCGGTCATCAAAGGGTACTTCTCCGAAGGTACGGATATGGTTGCACTACAGTCAGAAGTTCATCCGAGAATTGAGGAACTCTCTGAATTCGGAATTGATACAGGTGAGGTTCGTTATGAGACGCGTACAGTGGATGAAAATGACTGGGCAACAGCTTGGAAGCAATATTTCAAGCCGGTACGTGTATCGGAACGTCTGACGATTAAACCAACGTGGGAAGAGTATACGCCAGAAAGTCCGGATGAGAAAATCATTGAGCTTGATCCAGGCATGGCCTTTGGTACAGGAACACATCCAACGACCTCCCTCTGCTTGCGCACACTGGAAACGGTTATTCAGGGCGGCGAGGAAGTCATTGATGTAGGTACAGGTTCTGGTATCTTGGCTATAGGCGCGATTAAACTCGGGGCAAAACATGTGCTAGCGCTCGATCTTGATCCGGTTGCGGTAATCAGTGCCAGGGAGAATGTGGAACTGAATGGGCTGGAGCAACAAATTACGGTTAAAGAAAGTGATCTGTTGTCCGTCCTCGGAAGTCAGGACCCTGCGCTTGGTGTGCAACTGCCGGTTAAGGTTGTTGTGGCAAACATTCTGGCTGAGATCATTTTGTTGTTCGTGGACGATGTGTATAATGCGCTTGAGTCTGGTGGCACCTATATTGTGTCAGGCATTTGGAAGAACAAAGAGCAGGTTGTACATGATGCACTGGTAGCCTCCGGGTTTGAAGTGAGTGCGATCCACCGTGATGAGGATTGGCTGGCGTATGTAGCCAGAAAGGGGTAA
- a CDS encoding YfhD family protein — protein sequence MAEHERPGKILTKTEKMKRMQSAKNEDVEFSAEAADHEDIEALRRSEAADRRQGRELHD from the coding sequence ATGGCAGAACATGAACGTCCAGGCAAGATTCTAACGAAAACGGAAAAGATGAAACGGATGCAATCCGCTAAAAATGAAGACGTGGAATTCAGCGCTGAAGCTGCGGATCATGAAGATATAGAAGCATTACGCCGCAGTGAAGCGGCTGATCGACGTCAGGGACGGGAGCTTCATGACTGA
- the dnaJ gene encoding molecular chaperone DnaJ has protein sequence MAEKRDYYEVLGVSKTANDDEIKKAYRKLARQYHPDVNKAADAEAKFKEVKEAYDVVSDGQKRAQYDQYGHVDPNQGGFGGGGDFGGGGFGDIFDMFFGGGGGGRRDPNAPQRGNDLQYTMTIEFKEAVFGKETDITIPRTEGCDTCHGSGAKPGTKPETCSVCQGSGQQEVVQNTPFGRMVNRRACSNCSGSGQIIKEKCTTCSGSGKVRKQRKIHVRIPAGVDDGAQLRMTGEGEGGLRGGPAGDLYIVIRVKSHDFFEREGDDIYCEIPLTFAQAALGDEVEIPTLTEKVKLKVPAGTQTGTYFRLKGKGVPRLRGMGQGDQHVKVVVVTPSKLNDEQKDLLRQIAALDGEQTHEHEQSFFDRVKRAFRGD, from the coding sequence GTGGCTGAAAAGCGTGATTATTATGAGGTGCTTGGCGTTAGTAAAACGGCTAACGACGATGAGATTAAAAAGGCTTACCGTAAGCTTGCCCGTCAGTATCACCCTGACGTAAACAAGGCTGCTGATGCGGAAGCTAAATTTAAAGAAGTTAAAGAAGCTTACGACGTAGTGAGTGACGGTCAGAAGCGTGCACAATATGATCAATATGGTCATGTCGATCCGAATCAAGGTGGATTCGGTGGTGGCGGTGATTTTGGCGGCGGCGGATTTGGCGACATCTTCGACATGTTCTTTGGCGGCGGTGGCGGTGGACGACGTGATCCAAATGCTCCGCAACGGGGAAATGATCTGCAGTACACAATGACGATCGAGTTCAAGGAAGCCGTATTCGGTAAAGAAACCGATATTACGATTCCGCGTACCGAAGGCTGTGATACCTGTCATGGCTCAGGTGCCAAACCTGGAACGAAACCGGAAACCTGCTCGGTCTGCCAAGGTAGCGGTCAGCAGGAAGTCGTGCAAAATACACCGTTTGGTCGTATGGTTAATCGTCGTGCATGTTCGAACTGTAGTGGTTCGGGCCAAATTATCAAAGAAAAATGTACAACGTGCAGTGGTAGCGGTAAAGTCCGTAAGCAACGCAAAATCCATGTTCGCATTCCAGCGGGTGTAGATGACGGCGCGCAACTGCGTATGACAGGTGAGGGCGAGGGAGGCCTGCGTGGCGGACCAGCGGGAGATTTGTATATTGTCATTCGCGTGAAATCACATGATTTCTTCGAGCGTGAAGGGGACGATATTTACTGCGAAATCCCACTTACCTTTGCTCAGGCAGCTCTGGGAGATGAGGTTGAGATCCCAACATTGACTGAGAAAGTGAAGTTGAAAGTACCAGCCGGTACACAAACAGGAACGTATTTCCGTCTCAAAGGCAAAGGCGTACCACGCCTGCGCGGTATGGGGCAAGGGGATCAACATGTGAAAGTGGTTGTAGTTACACCTAGTAAGTTGAATGACGAGCAGAAAGATCTGCTTCGCCAAATTGCTGCGCTGGATGGAGAGCAAACACATGAGCATGAACAATCTTTCTTTGATCGAGTGAAACGCGCCTTTCGCGGCGACTGA
- the dnaK gene encoding molecular chaperone DnaK, protein MSKVIGIDLGTTNSCVAVMEGGEAVVIPNPEGARTTPSVVGFKKDGERVVGETAKRQAITNPDRTIMSIKRHMGTSHKETIDGKDYSAQEISAIILQKLKTDAEAYLGQTVTQAVITVPAYFNDSQRQATKDAGKIAGLEVLRIVNEPTAAALAYGMEKSEDQTILVYDLGGGTFDVSILELGDGFFEVKATSGDNQLGGDDFDQVIIDYLVSEFKKDQGIDLSKDKAAVQRLKDAAEKAKKELSGVLTTTISLPFITVADGVPQHLELNLSRAKFEEISAGLVERTLEPTRRALSDAGMTANDIDKIVLVGGSTRIPAVQEAIKKLTGKEPHKGVNPDEVVALGAAVQAGVLTGDVKDVVLLDVTPLSLGIETAGGVFTKMIERNTTIPTSKSQVFSTYADNQPSVEIHVLQGEREMAAGNKSLGRFMLGDIPPAPRGVPQIEVSFDIDANGIVNVSATDKGTNKTQKITITSSSGLSDAEVEQMMKDAELHAEEDKKRRELVEAKNSADQLIYSVDKTIKDLGEKADAGEVEKANAAKEKLQGVLASDNLEDIKAATEKLTEIVQQLSVKLYEQAQAQEQEAQGAEEQQGSAKRDNVVDADYEVVDEDKKQN, encoded by the coding sequence ATGAGCAAAGTAATTGGTATTGACTTAGGAACAACAAACTCATGCGTAGCAGTAATGGAAGGCGGCGAGGCTGTCGTAATTCCAAATCCGGAGGGCGCACGTACAACTCCATCCGTAGTTGGTTTCAAAAAAGATGGAGAGCGCGTTGTTGGTGAAACAGCAAAACGTCAAGCGATCACCAATCCGGATCGTACCATCATGTCGATCAAACGTCACATGGGTACCTCCCACAAGGAAACAATCGATGGCAAAGACTACTCTGCACAAGAGATCTCTGCAATCATCCTGCAAAAATTGAAAACTGATGCTGAAGCTTATCTGGGCCAAACGGTAACTCAAGCCGTTATCACAGTACCAGCTTACTTCAATGACAGTCAGCGTCAAGCGACTAAAGATGCGGGTAAAATTGCAGGTTTGGAAGTTCTGCGTATCGTCAACGAGCCTACAGCAGCAGCTTTGGCTTACGGTATGGAGAAATCCGAAGACCAAACGATTCTCGTATATGACCTGGGTGGCGGTACGTTCGACGTATCCATTCTTGAACTGGGTGACGGCTTCTTCGAAGTTAAAGCAACTAGCGGGGACAACCAACTGGGCGGGGATGACTTTGACCAAGTGATCATTGATTATCTCGTAAGTGAATTCAAAAAAGATCAAGGCATTGACTTGAGTAAAGATAAAGCAGCGGTTCAACGTTTGAAAGATGCAGCGGAAAAAGCGAAAAAAGAACTCTCCGGCGTATTGACTACTACGATCTCCTTGCCGTTCATCACGGTTGCTGATGGCGTTCCTCAGCATTTGGAGTTGAACCTGAGCCGTGCGAAATTTGAAGAAATCTCAGCAGGTCTGGTTGAGCGTACGCTTGAACCAACTCGTCGTGCATTGAGCGATGCGGGTATGACAGCTAACGATATCGACAAGATCGTATTGGTTGGTGGTTCCACACGTATTCCTGCAGTTCAAGAAGCAATCAAAAAACTGACGGGTAAAGAGCCTCACAAAGGCGTTAACCCGGATGAAGTTGTAGCTTTGGGTGCTGCTGTACAAGCGGGCGTACTGACAGGTGACGTGAAAGACGTTGTATTGCTCGACGTAACTCCATTGTCCCTGGGTATCGAAACAGCAGGCGGCGTATTCACAAAAATGATCGAGCGTAACACAACGATCCCTACAAGCAAATCTCAAGTATTCTCCACGTATGCAGACAATCAACCAAGCGTTGAGATTCATGTTCTGCAAGGTGAGCGTGAGATGGCAGCGGGTAACAAATCGCTTGGACGTTTCATGTTGGGTGATATTCCACCAGCTCCACGTGGTGTTCCACAGATCGAAGTTAGCTTCGATATTGATGCCAACGGTATCGTTAACGTATCTGCAACAGATAAAGGTACGAACAAAACTCAAAAAATCACAATCACTTCTTCCAGCGGTTTGAGCGATGCTGAAGTTGAGCAAATGATGAAAGATGCTGAGTTGCACGCTGAAGAAGATAAAAAACGCAGAGAACTCGTTGAAGCGAAAAACAGTGCAGATCAATTGATCTACTCTGTTGACAAAACGATCAAAGATCTTGGCGAAAAAGCAGATGCTGGCGAAGTTGAAAAAGCGAATGCTGCCAAAGAAAAACTGCAAGGCGTTCTGGCTTCCGACAACCTGGAAGATATCAAAGCTGCTACAGAAAAACTGACAGAGATCGTTCAACAACTGTCCGTGAAACTGTATGAGCAAGCTCAGGCACAAGAGCAAGAAGCACAAGGTGCTGAAGAGCAACAAGGTTCCGCTAAACGTGATAACGTCGTAGACGCTGATTACGAAGTTGTGGATGAAGATAAAAAACAAAACTAA
- the grpE gene encoding nucleotide exchange factor GrpE, with amino-acid sequence MKEEQSFTEEQEVTTAEQEPINEAGAAEAQAEEIADQEQDELARLKAEAEEQQQRYVRAQADFDNFRRRTQKEKEELAKYASMKLVTELVPVIDNFERAMATVPEGAEVESFSKGIQMIFRQLETVMNNEGLTAMESVGQPFNPEFHQAIMQVESDEYEEGIVVEEVQKGYMLKDKVLRPAMVKVSS; translated from the coding sequence TTGAAAGAGGAGCAATCATTTACAGAAGAACAAGAGGTAACAACAGCTGAGCAGGAGCCTATTAATGAAGCTGGCGCTGCAGAAGCACAAGCTGAAGAGATCGCTGATCAGGAGCAGGATGAGCTTGCACGTCTGAAGGCAGAAGCTGAGGAGCAACAGCAGCGTTATGTCCGTGCACAGGCTGATTTTGACAACTTCCGTCGTCGTACGCAGAAGGAAAAAGAAGAATTGGCTAAATATGCTTCGATGAAGCTGGTCACCGAACTGGTACCGGTTATTGATAACTTCGAGCGCGCCATGGCTACTGTACCGGAAGGAGCAGAGGTCGAATCTTTCTCCAAGGGCATCCAAATGATTTTCCGTCAATTGGAAACCGTGATGAATAATGAAGGTCTGACAGCGATGGAATCGGTAGGACAACCGTTCAATCCTGAATTCCACCAAGCCATTATGCAAGTGGAGAGCGACGAGTACGAAGAAGGTATCGTTGTTGAGGAAGTCCAAAAAGGCTACATGCTGAAAGATAAAGTGCTTCGTCCAGCTATGGTTAAAGTCAGCTCATAA
- the hrcA gene encoding heat-inducible transcriptional repressor HrcA, producing MLTERQRMILNAIVDDYIRSAEPVGSRSISKRGDVGYSPATIRNEMADLEDMGFLEQPHTSAGRIPSHKGYRYYVDHLVPWNQVEPQELDDLKSFFAEKLNVMEQVIQHASNILSHMTNYTSILLGPEVFHTSLRHFQLLPLNESEAVAIIVTNTGQVENKTVQIPPEISVAEMENVVRLLNTKLVGVPIYKLKSRLYTELGQEMERHITRYEEVMQVLNSAFDNEHDNRLFLSGATNMLTQPEFKDIEKVKDILDLLEETPTLMKLMMPVPGGSGIQVRIGTENDHEAFANCSLITASYSLDGEALGSIGILGPTRMDYARVIHILNTLSRDLTAMLTHRFK from the coding sequence ATGTTAACAGAGCGTCAACGAATGATTCTGAACGCTATAGTGGATGACTATATCCGTTCAGCTGAGCCCGTAGGGTCCCGGAGCATTTCCAAAAGGGGAGATGTTGGATACAGTCCGGCGACGATCCGTAATGAAATGGCGGACCTTGAAGATATGGGCTTTCTGGAACAGCCGCATACATCGGCTGGACGCATTCCATCCCATAAAGGCTATCGATATTATGTCGATCATTTGGTTCCCTGGAATCAGGTGGAGCCTCAGGAGTTGGATGATCTGAAGTCGTTCTTCGCTGAAAAGCTTAACGTCATGGAACAAGTTATTCAGCATGCATCCAATATTTTGTCACATATGACGAATTATACTTCGATCCTGCTTGGGCCTGAAGTATTCCATACGTCCCTTCGTCACTTCCAATTGCTTCCGCTGAACGAGAGTGAAGCTGTGGCAATCATTGTGACTAATACAGGTCAGGTGGAGAACAAGACGGTGCAGATTCCACCAGAAATCTCGGTAGCCGAGATGGAAAATGTGGTTCGCTTGTTAAATACCAAGCTTGTGGGCGTACCCATCTACAAATTGAAATCCCGTCTTTATACCGAACTTGGGCAAGAGATGGAGCGGCATATTACACGTTATGAGGAAGTAATGCAGGTGCTGAACAGTGCCTTTGATAACGAACATGATAATCGTCTGTTCCTCAGTGGTGCCACCAATATGTTGACTCAACCGGAGTTTAAAGATATTGAAAAGGTAAAAGATATCCTTGACCTGCTGGAAGAGACACCAACACTCATGAAATTGATGATGCCCGTGCCGGGTGGATCTGGTATTCAAGTGCGAATTGGCACTGAGAATGATCATGAAGCCTTTGCCAACTGCAGCCTGATTACAGCCTCCTATTCATTGGACGGTGAGGCTTTGGGTTCGATTGGTATTCTAGGACCCACGCGGATGGATTATGCACGTGTCATTCATATTTTAAATACACTATCCCGTGACTTGACGGCGATGCTGACGCATCGGTTCAAATAA
- a CDS encoding N-acetyltransferase, translated as MSVICRKAVPEDVEPLYEMIKGYAERGIMLPRSREILHRQLEHFVVAEVDGEVVGCGSLCRLGNDLVEVRSLGISEGHKGLGIGSRLLDRLVEEAEKQQIPKVMALTYEVSFFLKNGFAVVEKEIFPEKVWTDCVHCSKQDCCDEIAVLKELNVSA; from the coding sequence ATGTCGGTAATATGCAGAAAAGCCGTGCCGGAAGATGTTGAACCACTGTATGAAATGATTAAGGGCTATGCAGAGCGTGGGATCATGCTTCCGCGATCACGTGAAATACTGCACCGGCAGCTGGAGCACTTTGTTGTAGCCGAAGTTGATGGTGAAGTGGTGGGTTGCGGATCGCTTTGTCGTCTGGGGAATGATTTGGTAGAAGTCAGATCACTCGGTATCTCGGAAGGGCACAAAGGGCTTGGTATTGGCTCCCGATTGTTGGATCGACTGGTAGAAGAGGCGGAGAAACAACAGATTCCTAAGGTGATGGCGTTGACATATGAAGTATCCTTCTTCCTCAAAAACGGCTTTGCCGTGGTGGAAAAAGAGATTTTCCCCGAGAAAGTATGGACCGACTGTGTTCACTGCAGCAAGCAGGATTGTTGTGATGAGATCGCGGTATTGAAAGAGCTTAACGTTTCAGCCTAA
- the hemW gene encoding radical SAM family heme chaperone HemW yields MTLAAHSRKTGAPQAVYLHIPFCTNKCFYCDFNSYVLKDQPVMQYLEALEREMEHTVKANPPGEIKTIFVGGGTPTALKPDEMAVFLRSVKTYFPNWADDIEFSMEANPGTTDAEKLAAMKEGGVNRVSFGVQAFQNDLLTGIGRIHNTDDVYRSLENARKAGLTNLSIDLMFGLPNQTVEMLNESIDKALELDLPHYSIYSLKVEENTLFHTLYQKNQLPLPHEDDELEMYLLLMKRMKEAGYGQYEISNFAKPGFESRHNITYWRNEDYYGLGAGAHGYVGRERHMNIKGINPYVEASRAGLPRLDHFEIARPEAMEDYLMVGLRMLEGASASRFSEQFGESMEEVFAKPLGKMLNAGLLERTADGFRLSEQGILFGNDVFAEFIGSISLNS; encoded by the coding sequence ATGACATTGGCAGCACACAGCCGGAAGACAGGTGCGCCCCAAGCGGTGTATCTTCACATTCCCTTTTGCACGAATAAGTGTTTTTATTGCGACTTTAACTCCTACGTTCTGAAAGATCAGCCCGTGATGCAATATCTCGAAGCGCTGGAACGGGAGATGGAACATACAGTTAAGGCCAATCCACCGGGTGAGATCAAGACCATATTTGTTGGTGGTGGTACGCCAACAGCTCTGAAACCGGATGAGATGGCCGTATTTCTTCGTTCTGTGAAGACGTATTTCCCCAATTGGGCCGACGATATTGAATTTTCAATGGAAGCGAACCCGGGAACAACAGATGCGGAGAAGCTCGCTGCAATGAAAGAAGGCGGCGTAAACCGTGTCAGCTTTGGCGTGCAGGCTTTTCAGAATGACCTGCTCACAGGCATTGGCCGTATTCATAATACGGATGATGTATATCGGAGTCTGGAGAACGCTCGAAAAGCGGGACTGACTAATCTGTCCATTGACCTGATGTTCGGGTTGCCGAACCAGACTGTAGAGATGTTGAATGAGAGTATCGACAAAGCGCTGGAACTGGATCTACCGCATTACTCCATCTACAGCCTGAAAGTGGAAGAGAATACCCTTTTCCATACACTGTATCAGAAGAACCAACTCCCTCTTCCGCATGAGGATGATGAGCTGGAGATGTATCTTCTATTAATGAAGCGTATGAAAGAAGCGGGCTATGGACAATACGAGATCAGTAACTTTGCCAAGCCGGGCTTCGAGAGTCGTCACAATATTACGTACTGGCGCAATGAGGACTACTACGGTCTGGGTGCAGGTGCACATGGATATGTAGGCCGCGAACGGCATATGAATATTAAAGGTATAAATCCTTATGTTGAAGCTTCACGAGCAGGGCTGCCTCGTCTGGATCATTTTGAGATTGCTCGCCCGGAGGCTATGGAAGATTATCTGATGGTTGGACTGAGAATGTTGGAGGGGGCTTCAGCCTCACGATTTAGCGAACAGTTCGGAGAGTCCATGGAAGAAGTGTTTGCGAAGCCTTTGGGCAAAATGTTGAACGCAGGGTTGCTTGAGCGGACGGCAGACGGCTTCCGACTGAGCGAGCAGGGTATCCTGTTCGGAAATGACGTTTTTGCGGAGTTTATCGGATCCATATCGCTGAATTCGTAG
- the lepA gene encoding translation elongation factor 4, which produces MTDIRARQRKIRNFSIIAHIDHGKSTLADRILEHTGALTSREMQEQVLDKMDLERERGITIKLQAVALTYKADDGEEYLLNLIDTPGHVDFTYEVSRSLAACEGALLVVDAAQGIEAQTLANVYLALDNNLEILPVINKIDLPSADPERVKQEVEDVIGLDTSNAVLASAKSGIGIKEILEQVVQSVPAPTGDPDQPLKALIFDSHYDPYKGVIVYVRVVDGKIKSGSKIKMMATGKSFEVIEVGAFKPRMTIVDELNVGDVGFIVAGIRHVGDTQVGDTVTDAKNPTPEPLPGYRKINPMVYCGLYPIETSDYVDLREALEKLQLNDASLSFEPETSSALGFGFRCGFLGLLHMDVIQERIEREFNIPLITTAPSVIYHVTLTNGEVMKIDNPSNYPEVGRIDYVEEPYVKADIIVPNDYVGTIMELCQNKRGEYVNMEYLDTTRVTITYEIPLSEIVYDFFDQLKSGTKGYASLDYELSGYRQSNLAKMDIVLNGEQVDALSFIVHRDRAYNRGRIVCEKLRELIPRQMFEVPIQASVGTKVVARETVKAMRKNVLAKCYGGDISRKRKLLEKQKEGKKRMKQVGNVEVPQEAFMAVLKIDD; this is translated from the coding sequence ATGACTGACATTCGGGCAAGACAACGTAAAATTCGTAACTTTTCTATCATTGCACATATAGATCACGGCAAATCAACACTTGCGGACCGGATCTTGGAGCACACAGGTGCGCTCACGTCACGTGAAATGCAGGAACAGGTTCTGGATAAGATGGACCTTGAACGTGAACGTGGAATAACGATCAAGCTACAAGCAGTAGCCTTGACTTACAAAGCGGATGACGGTGAAGAGTATTTATTGAATTTGATTGATACACCAGGACACGTAGACTTCACGTATGAAGTATCACGCAGTCTTGCTGCATGTGAAGGAGCTCTGCTGGTTGTGGATGCGGCTCAGGGAATTGAAGCCCAAACACTTGCCAATGTGTATCTGGCATTGGATAACAACCTTGAAATTTTACCGGTTATTAACAAAATTGACCTTCCAAGTGCTGATCCTGAACGAGTGAAGCAGGAAGTGGAAGATGTTATTGGTTTGGACACAAGTAATGCGGTTTTGGCTTCGGCCAAATCAGGAATCGGAATCAAAGAAATTTTGGAGCAAGTGGTGCAAAGTGTCCCTGCACCAACCGGTGATCCTGATCAGCCTTTGAAAGCGCTGATTTTTGACTCGCACTATGATCCGTACAAAGGTGTAATCGTCTATGTACGTGTTGTTGACGGCAAAATCAAATCCGGTTCCAAAATCAAAATGATGGCAACAGGTAAATCATTTGAAGTCATTGAAGTTGGTGCGTTCAAACCTCGCATGACCATCGTGGACGAGCTAAACGTGGGTGATGTTGGATTTATCGTTGCAGGTATCCGGCATGTTGGCGATACACAAGTCGGGGATACGGTAACGGATGCCAAAAATCCAACACCGGAACCTTTGCCGGGTTATCGTAAAATTAACCCAATGGTGTATTGTGGTCTCTATCCGATCGAAACATCCGACTATGTTGATCTGCGTGAAGCATTGGAGAAATTGCAGTTGAACGATGCGTCTCTGAGCTTTGAACCGGAAACATCCAGTGCACTCGGTTTTGGATTCCGTTGTGGATTCCTTGGACTGCTTCACATGGACGTTATCCAGGAGCGGATCGAGCGGGAGTTTAACATTCCGTTGATTACAACGGCACCAAGTGTAATCTACCACGTCACTTTAACGAATGGTGAAGTGATGAAAATCGACAACCCATCCAACTATCCTGAGGTGGGACGGATTGATTACGTCGAGGAACCATACGTTAAGGCAGATATTATTGTACCGAATGATTATGTAGGTACCATTATGGAACTGTGTCAGAATAAACGCGGTGAATATGTGAATATGGAATATCTGGACACGACCCGGGTTACCATTACCTATGAGATTCCGTTGTCCGAGATTGTATATGACTTCTTCGACCAGTTGAAATCCGGTACCAAAGGATATGCTTCTCTGGATTATGAACTGTCCGGTTACCGTCAGTCCAATCTGGCGAAAATGGATATTGTCCTCAATGGCGAGCAGGTTGATGCTCTGTCCTTCATCGTTCACCGTGACCGTGCTTATAACCGCGGACGCATTGTCTGTGAGAAACTGCGCGAGTTGATTCCACGGCAAATGTTCGAGGTGCCAATTCAGGCATCTGTAGGTACCAAGGTCGTTGCTCGTGAAACGGTAAAAGCCATGCGTAAAAACGTACTTGCCAAGTGTTATGGTGGTGACATCTCGCGGAAACGGAAACTGCTTGAGAAGCAGAAGGAAGGTAAGAAGCGGATGAAGCAAGTTGGTAACGTTGAGGTGCCGCAAGAGGCATTCATGGCAGTACTGAAAATTGATGACTAA